The following proteins come from a genomic window of unidentified bacterial endosymbiont:
- a CDS encoding IS3 family transposase — protein MAERIGDSTRREGYPKKSLGHLLSGPQVKYQFMQKHAGEFSVERMSNVLGVSRSGYYQFIKAEPSKRYCEDERLISEIKEVYTISNQIYGSPRIHAELRARGERCSRKRVCRLMKAAHIAAKMKKRFKVTTIVDPKAAVAPNLLKQKFTATRPDQYWAADITYIPTQEGWLYVAIVLDLFSRSIVGMDMQAHMTTELVAAALRQAITRRKPAAGLIHHSDRGSQYTSKGFKAVSAHHQITLSMSSTGNCYDNAVAESFFHTLKTEHTHFERFESREQAKLSIFEYVEVFYNRQRRHSTLGYLSPVNFEKNWLSQVA, from the coding sequence ATTGCGGAAAGAATTGGCGATAGCACGCGAAGAGAGGGATATCCTAAAAAAAGCCTTGGGCATCTTCTCAGTGGCCCGCAAGTAAAATACCAGTTTATGCAAAAGCATGCTGGGGAATTCAGCGTAGAGAGGATGTCCAACGTGTTAGGTGTATCCCGCAGTGGCTATTATCAGTTTATCAAGGCTGAGCCATCCAAGCGCTATTGTGAGGATGAGCGTTTAATATCTGAAATTAAAGAGGTTTATACCATAAGCAACCAAATTTACGGTAGCCCACGTATCCATGCTGAGTTACGAGCTAGAGGTGAGCGCTGTTCACGCAAACGGGTTTGTCGGCTAATGAAAGCAGCCCATATTGCGGCTAAGATGAAAAAACGATTTAAGGTAACCACAATAGTCGATCCAAAGGCCGCAGTGGCGCCTAATTTACTCAAGCAGAAGTTCACAGCCACTCGCCCTGATCAATACTGGGCAGCAGATATTACCTATATTCCGACCCAAGAGGGATGGTTGTATGTTGCTATCGTACTGGACCTGTTCTCTCGTAGTATCGTGGGGATGGATATGCAAGCTCACATGACCACCGAGTTAGTAGCCGCAGCATTACGCCAGGCAATAACACGGAGGAAGCCTGCTGCAGGTCTCATCCACCACTCCGACCGAGGCAGCCAGTATACCAGCAAAGGATTCAAGGCTGTATCGGCGCATCACCAGATAACGCTTAGCATGAGTAGTACGGGCAATTGTTATGACAATGCAGTAGCAGAGAGTTTTTTCCATACCTTAAAAACAGAGCACACCCACTTTGAACGTTTTGAGAGCAGAGAACAAGCCAAATTGAGCATTTTTGAATACGTAGAAGTGTTTTATAACCGACAGAGACGGCACTCAACGCTAGGCTATCTGTCTCCTGTAAATTTTGAAAAAAATTGGTTATCCCAGGTCGCTTAA
- a CDS encoding transposase yields the protein MNQGESRSYDKEFKLNAVKLYHSTGKTLCQLSEELGVPKSTLAGWVHQHNKDGAEAFPGKGYLKASDAELSQLRKELAIAREERDILKKALGIFSVARK from the coding sequence ATGAATCAAGGGGAATCAAGGAGCTATGATAAGGAATTCAAGCTGAATGCGGTAAAGCTGTATCACAGCACTGGTAAAACGCTCTGTCAATTGAGCGAGGAATTGGGAGTTCCCAAGAGTACATTGGCAGGGTGGGTCCATCAGCATAACAAGGATGGTGCAGAGGCTTTCCCGGGCAAAGGATACCTGAAAGCGTCTGATGCTGAGCTCAGTCAATTGCGGAAAGAATTGGCGATAGCACGCGAAGAGAGGGATATCCTAAAAAAAGCCTTGGGCATCTTCTCAGTGGCCCGCAAGTAA
- a CDS encoding two-partner secretion domain-containing protein, translated as MNQGCYRVIFNQKRGQTMVVGELARTPGQASRSSTPTARWLRCAQPLVFTFILGWSALTQAAIVADSNAPAAQQPSVVTAPNGAPVVNIQTPNAAGVSHNTYSRFDVEQPGAVLNNSAAATQTQLAGAIAGNAHLANGTARLILNEVNSSDPTVLSGMIEVAGQGAHVVIANPSGIYINGGGFINTTGATLTTGQPQFKNGQLDSYRVTSGTIKIEGQGLNSRDTDYTAIMARAVEVNSHLQAKKLTITTGSNQVQADNNQATPITTTEAAPTVALDVAQLGGMYAEHIFIVGTEAGVGIRNAGRLTASTGSVVVNSDGWLTHTGLVVARENVNLQAQQTLTLQGEIKSGGTQSYQGSTLEGMGVTLKGQSLTLQATQGALQLPGATLESQQTLTLTTPTVLNTDAATLRAEKLQLSARDLSNIGGNLVQHGPEDLPLKMTGTLDNSNGRIASNSHQLTLQAQTVNNQGGRIEHAGQGDLQIEAQTLLGQRGHFGSNSAVVLRTAQAELQQATTQGTQVTLNGKPWQPSHEALATLGNQSLQPYPTALRERVSTLPLALTLPTSGLFSVNTQPGVPLVTTDPKFIRQRQYVSSERLLRALKVDLKNLPKPFGDGFYEQQQLRDAVIQMTSQRFIGDYQDDDTQYRALIANAISAAKTLQLQPGVPLSNTQMAQLTRDIVWPVQASVQAPDGSQVQVLAPQLYLRVPEGTIGAGYGSLISAKNILLDLSGNFTGNGTTLARDTLSITAENIHHQGGTLYGGKTHLKARQDINHQGGLVSGDTLLQVEAGRDVTAETTTVTTTGGDPNGSSYSSHTNLGQRAKLLVRQAGGVMAVQAGRDANLVATQILNAGEGGHTQIRAGHDLKLSTAQVGQHEQLIWDENNHRVEGGYRDVGSQIKTVGTLQLHAGNKLTATAAQVASGVSAQSVAALVQGPLALEQEGSGAAPLVSTEQSLEAQLAAGTLQMSAKSIEILPGQATRYLDEAHQKTHSGLFNDKTTTSRIVQQETIALGSQFIGTQTEMVATEGDLRIHGSSVLGEQGTTLIAQEGNIKITSAENRQRQISYHQVEESGLLTGGGAALTLGERESSQQQELEGTQQQSSAVGSLLGDVRIWAKQKFQQLGSHLITPQGDINVSAATIEVLDTHHQQQLTQESSSSTSGFTMSVSNPAVSALQTAQQLQSAVGQTSDPRMHALAAAAGGLAAKNTYDALQCNPQQLGGINVTTTFGSSESHSESSEHHTTSQRSLVSGRRVIIQARSGDATIQGDLQAQELARIAAAGNLKLLASENRGQQESSQSSSSQSFGVGRGIVVGMSEGEGSSQGESCRYQLAQVHAGQKVELESGGDTLVQGVVSAPQIQAAIAGNLTIESLQDTDHQEGEQQQIGINLDIGPMVSGSLNFNQSDYRSDFKSVQQQAGLEAGDLGYQLDVKGNFHLGAGGLKSSAKAVTAGRNKARASTLTQSQLDNYDKHNAQSISGSIGFSQHPQKPGQPALQDGGVGKNQSGQAAPGALQVPGSGLPSHHGLSATIPIVTNARGSASSTTRSVISGARQAVTITNPAAQLALTGQTPEQAIAAFDASVTSDKDSSNALSNSFNLEEIKAGFQIVEALTREVGTFLDNRAKEQTKTQTDLTEEQGKALEQQNTQKIAALQERLQENQLWEMGGKGRILMSALSLAAGSNITGSTGQLLQAATVNVIQSYGAQQIKLLADSMNSEVARTALQGLLAGAGAAAQGQSATPAALGASASVVLNNLIDSAYGETSSTLSLAEREARKNLVSTLITGTTQAIGGEAALANAAATLEMENNYLSRAQCSRRNQELSEGENLLHKAAIRAKWD; from the coding sequence ATGAATCAGGGCTGTTACCGGGTAATCTTCAATCAAAAACGTGGCCAAACGATGGTGGTGGGCGAACTAGCCAGAACGCCAGGCCAAGCAAGCCGTTCGAGCACTCCAACCGCCCGGTGGCTACGCTGTGCCCAGCCCCTGGTGTTTACATTCATCCTCGGTTGGAGCGCCCTCACCCAGGCAGCCATCGTGGCCGACAGCAACGCCCCAGCCGCGCAACAGCCCAGCGTCGTGACCGCCCCTAACGGGGCCCCGGTGGTCAATATTCAAACCCCCAATGCCGCAGGTGTCTCCCACAACACCTATAGCCGCTTTGATGTTGAACAACCCGGCGCAGTCCTCAATAACAGCGCCGCCGCCACCCAAACCCAGCTCGCGGGAGCGATTGCCGGCAATGCTCACTTGGCCAACGGCACCGCCCGCCTCATCCTCAACGAAGTCAACTCCAGCGATCCCACGGTGCTGAGCGGGATGATTGAAGTGGCGGGACAAGGCGCCCACGTGGTGATAGCCAACCCCTCAGGGATTTATATCAATGGGGGCGGCTTTATCAACACGACGGGAGCCACACTGACGACCGGTCAACCACAGTTTAAAAACGGGCAGCTCGACAGCTATCGGGTGACCAGCGGTACCATAAAGATTGAGGGTCAAGGCTTAAATAGTCGCGATACCGACTATACGGCGATTATGGCACGAGCGGTTGAGGTGAACAGCCACCTCCAGGCCAAAAAATTAACGATAACTACCGGTAGCAACCAGGTGCAGGCCGATAATAACCAAGCAACGCCGATAACCACGACTGAAGCTGCCCCCACGGTAGCGCTGGATGTCGCCCAGCTGGGTGGTATGTATGCCGAGCATATTTTTATCGTCGGCACGGAGGCTGGTGTTGGCATCCGCAATGCGGGGCGACTGACAGCCTCTACCGGCTCTGTGGTGGTCAATAGCGACGGCTGGTTGACACACACCGGTCTAGTGGTCGCCAGAGAGAACGTCAATCTACAGGCCCAGCAAACGCTCACCCTACAGGGAGAAATAAAATCGGGTGGCACACAAAGCTATCAGGGCAGCACCCTAGAGGGGATGGGGGTTACCTTAAAAGGCCAATCGCTCACCCTGCAAGCCACCCAGGGCGCGCTGCAGCTACCCGGGGCCACTCTGGAATCCCAGCAGACCCTAACCTTAACCACCCCAACCGTCCTGAACACGGATGCCGCCACCCTGAGAGCCGAAAAACTACAACTGAGTGCCCGGGACTTAAGCAATATTGGGGGTAACTTAGTTCAGCATGGCCCAGAAGATTTGCCATTGAAAATGACTGGGACCCTGGATAATAGCAACGGTCGGATTGCCAGTAACAGTCACCAGCTGACTCTCCAGGCACAAACGGTGAACAATCAGGGCGGCCGAATCGAGCATGCCGGGCAGGGTGATCTACAGATAGAAGCACAAACACTTTTAGGACAGCGGGGTCATTTTGGCAGTAACAGTGCCGTCGTCCTTCGCACCGCACAAGCCGAGCTGCAGCAGGCCACCACCCAGGGCACCCAAGTCACCCTCAACGGCAAGCCTTGGCAGCCCAGCCACGAGGCGCTAGCAACGCTAGGCAACCAGAGCCTGCAGCCCTACCCGACCGCTTTACGGGAACGGGTCTCCACTCTGCCGTTAGCGCTGACGTTGCCGACTAGCGGCCTGTTCTCGGTCAATACCCAGCCTGGAGTTCCCCTAGTCACCACCGATCCAAAATTTATACGGCAGCGGCAGTATGTCAGCTCTGAGCGGTTACTGAGAGCGCTCAAGGTCGACTTGAAAAACCTACCGAAGCCCTTTGGCGATGGCTTTTATGAGCAGCAGCAGCTGCGTGACGCCGTCATTCAAATGACTAGCCAGCGGTTTATCGGCGATTACCAGGATGATGATACGCAATATCGAGCGCTGATAGCCAATGCCATTAGTGCGGCTAAAACGCTGCAGCTACAGCCTGGCGTGCCGCTATCCAACACCCAGATGGCTCAACTCACCCGGGATATCGTCTGGCCGGTACAAGCCTCAGTCCAGGCACCCGATGGCAGCCAGGTGCAGGTTTTAGCACCACAGCTCTATCTAAGAGTTCCCGAAGGCACTATTGGCGCTGGGTACGGCTCACTGATATCGGCGAAGAACATCCTGCTTGATCTCAGTGGTAATTTCACCGGTAACGGGACGACGCTGGCCCGCGACACCCTATCCATCACTGCTGAAAACATCCACCATCAGGGCGGAACACTCTACGGTGGAAAGACCCACCTCAAGGCGCGCCAAGATATCAACCATCAGGGCGGCCTAGTGAGCGGCGACACGCTATTACAAGTTGAGGCGGGCAGAGACGTCACGGCGGAAACTACCACCGTCACCACCACTGGCGGCGATCCCAACGGCAGCAGTTATAGCAGCCATACCAATTTAGGCCAACGAGCAAAGCTGCTGGTCAGGCAAGCAGGCGGTGTGATGGCGGTCCAGGCGGGACGCGACGCTAACCTGGTGGCTACCCAGATATTGAACGCTGGCGAGGGCGGCCACACACAGATAAGGGCTGGCCACGATCTCAAGCTGAGCACTGCCCAGGTCGGACAACACGAGCAACTCATCTGGGATGAGAACAACCACCGGGTTGAAGGGGGCTACCGAGATGTCGGCAGCCAAATCAAAACCGTCGGCACCCTGCAGCTCCACGCGGGCAATAAACTCACCGCCACCGCTGCCCAGGTAGCCAGTGGAGTTTCCGCCCAGTCAGTCGCCGCGCTCGTTCAGGGGCCCCTTGCCCTAGAGCAGGAGGGCAGCGGTGCTGCCCCTCTCGTGTCGACCGAGCAGTCCCTGGAGGCACAACTCGCCGCCGGCACGTTACAGATGAGTGCTAAAAGCATTGAAATTCTTCCTGGTCAAGCCACTCGCTACTTGGATGAAGCGCACCAGAAAACCCATAGCGGGCTTTTTAATGATAAAACGACCACCTCACGCATCGTCCAGCAAGAGACCATCGCTTTGGGGAGCCAATTCATTGGCACACAAACGGAGATGGTTGCCACCGAAGGCGATCTGCGAATCCACGGCTCCAGCGTCCTGGGAGAGCAAGGTACTACCTTGATAGCCCAAGAGGGCAATATAAAAATCACCAGTGCTGAAAATCGCCAACGGCAAATCAGCTACCATCAGGTAGAAGAGAGTGGGCTACTCACCGGGGGAGGCGCTGCTTTGACCTTAGGCGAGCGCGAGAGCAGCCAGCAGCAAGAGCTCGAGGGCACTCAGCAGCAGAGCAGTGCGGTGGGCAGCCTGTTGGGTGATGTGCGCATCTGGGCCAAGCAGAAATTCCAGCAACTGGGCAGCCACCTGATCACCCCCCAGGGTGATATTAACGTCTCAGCGGCCACGATAGAGGTCCTAGACACCCACCACCAGCAGCAACTCACCCAGGAAAGTAGCAGCAGCACCAGCGGCTTCACCATGAGTGTCAGCAACCCGGCCGTGAGCGCTCTCCAAACCGCTCAACAGCTGCAGAGCGCTGTCGGCCAGACTAGCGACCCCCGGATGCACGCCCTAGCTGCCGCGGCCGGCGGCCTGGCCGCCAAGAACACCTATGATGCCCTGCAGTGCAATCCGCAACAACTAGGTGGAATTAACGTCACCACCACCTTCGGCAGTAGTGAAAGTCACAGTGAAAGCAGTGAGCATCACACCACCTCCCAGCGCTCGCTGGTGTCCGGCCGCAGGGTTATCATTCAAGCTAGAAGCGGAGATGCCACGATACAGGGCGACCTGCAAGCTCAGGAGCTAGCAAGGATAGCCGCCGCCGGCAATCTAAAACTACTGGCCAGTGAAAACCGCGGCCAGCAGGAGAGCAGCCAGAGCTCCAGCAGCCAGTCATTCGGTGTTGGCCGAGGCATCGTAGTGGGAATGAGTGAAGGCGAAGGCAGCAGCCAAGGGGAGAGCTGCCGGTACCAACTCGCCCAGGTACACGCTGGCCAGAAAGTCGAGTTAGAGAGTGGCGGCGATACCCTCGTGCAGGGGGTGGTGAGCGCCCCGCAAATCCAAGCGGCTATTGCCGGCAACCTCACGATTGAAAGCCTGCAAGACACCGACCACCAGGAGGGCGAACAGCAGCAGATTGGGATAAACCTAGATATCGGTCCCATGGTGAGTGGCAGCCTGAATTTCAACCAAAGTGACTACCGCAGCGATTTTAAAAGCGTCCAGCAGCAGGCAGGCCTCGAAGCGGGCGACCTGGGTTATCAACTGGATGTTAAAGGCAACTTCCACCTGGGAGCCGGCGGCCTCAAAAGCAGTGCAAAGGCAGTGACCGCCGGCCGCAATAAAGCCAGAGCCAGCACCTTAACCCAGAGCCAGCTTGACAACTATGACAAGCATAACGCCCAGAGCATCAGTGGCAGCATCGGTTTTAGCCAACATCCCCAGAAGCCAGGGCAGCCCGCCCTGCAGGATGGGGGTGTTGGCAAAAACCAGTCAGGGCAAGCCGCTCCAGGAGCCCTGCAGGTACCGGGCAGTGGGCTGCCGAGCCACCATGGCCTCTCCGCTACCATACCCATCGTCACAAACGCCCGCGGCAGCGCCAGCAGTACCACCCGCAGTGTGATTAGTGGCGCCAGGCAAGCCGTGACCATTACCAATCCCGCTGCTCAACTAGCACTCACCGGCCAAACTCCAGAGCAGGCCATCGCCGCCTTCGATGCCAGCGTCACCAGTGATAAGGACAGCAGCAACGCACTGTCCAACAGCTTCAACCTAGAAGAGATAAAAGCGGGCTTCCAGATTGTCGAGGCTCTCACCCGCGAAGTCGGCACTTTCCTAGACAATCGAGCTAAGGAGCAGACGAAAACGCAAACGGACTTAACCGAGGAGCAAGGCAAAGCGCTCGAGCAGCAAAATACCCAAAAAATAGCAGCGCTACAGGAGCGCTTACAAGAGAACCAGCTGTGGGAGATGGGCGGCAAAGGACGTATTCTGATGAGCGCCCTCTCCCTCGCCGCCGGCAGTAATATCACCGGCAGCACCGGCCAACTGTTGCAAGCGGCCACCGTGAACGTCATTCAAAGCTACGGCGCCCAGCAGATTAAGTTGCTAGCCGACAGCATGAATAGTGAAGTGGCCCGCACTGCCCTGCAGGGGCTACTGGCTGGCGCTGGCGCCGCCGCCCAAGGACAGAGCGCCACCCCAGCGGCCCTGGGGGCCAGTGCCAGCGTGGTCCTGAACAACCTCATAGACAGCGCCTATGGGGAAACCAGCAGCACTCTCAGCCTAGCGGAGCGCGAAGCCCGCAAAAACCTCGTCTCCACCCTCATCACCGGTACCACCCAGGCTATCGGCGGCGAGGCGGCACTGGCCAATGCGGCGGCCACGCTGGAGATGGAAAACAACTATCTAAGCCGGGCGCAATGCAGCCGGAGAAATCAGGAATTATCTGAAGGTGAAAATCTGCTTCATAAGGCCGCTATCCGGGCCAAGTGGGATTGA
- a CDS encoding two-partner secretion domain-containing protein, with protein sequence MNQRCFRVIFNRPRGQAIVVGELARTPGHVSSAGSVPRQSRWRCCTLPLVLIVTLGWMPGADATIVADANAPSAQQPNVVTAPNGASPLVNIQTPNAAGISHNTYSRFDVEPAGAILNNSRQAVHTQLAGTIAGNPHLTTGPAQIILNEVNSSNPSLLRGFIEVAGQRAHVVVANPSGIYVKGGGFINTSGVTLTTGTPQLQNGHLDSYRVIGGLIKIDGEGLDARSADYTQIFAQAVQLNAAVHAKKLMVTTGNNLVKVDNEKATPIASNTEAPEFALDVAKLGGMYAHHIFIVGTENGVGMRNSGTLQATSGNLKIDNQGWLTNHGNLQSYGDLQIKLNGNDHTQSFCDPQVRMAGSKRTVRTTIAADATAPKTQQPSVSMAVNKVPLVDIQTPNAAGVSYNIYSRFDVERQGAVLNNSRDTVETRLAGTIAANANLTNGPARLILNEINSSDPSYLRGALEVAGQGAQVIIANPSGIYVEGAGFINTSGAMLMTGKPQFREGHLDSYCVTGGIVHISGKGLDTRGTDHTQISAQAVQLNTKSHAEKLTITTGNNLIKTNNGHNTPIASSNQPSAFNLSVLRQGGIYAKQIFIVGTQVGTEIRNDGILQTKNGDLNITNQGCLTSRGVLQSGRDLKVKVIGRNHTFRITSSELRAASELELDTEGKLDIRDSKIIGHAKGEVTLSRSDCCPGLLVIPLLDHNNINIKRLQTDSTSLAAPRGLNNFGLLQAGHQLTLQANAIRNHAEGVINATHTRVLTDKGESGWLNNRGLIDGQTTEVRAHSLNNLGSGVIYGDQLLLGAHTLTNHRGQVNANNKAIIAARQQLTIGAQHILNQEGALIMSAGPMAVGERLDEQQQLVGQTLELNNSSATIDVQGDAHFNITTLNNSDIHFKTHEVQVSHTQGHRRVERSPHIDRPNDYTAYDYNTTITETRIAQQDPAKLLIGGNLRLEGHCLNNDKSQVIMGGSMTGPLKTINNLNESGTRIIEDSGTAQWTYTRWRGGFRQYTQRYWDNAVPYHARSQEPIQITVALEQRNTRPLGSGVKITDRPEIVLVQPTVISVAALNPREQDSSLNTNNTEAVPTPNDLSTARPIVLEQPSLPADLEADLATMSH encoded by the coding sequence ATGAATCAGCGCTGTTTTCGGGTTATCTTCAATCGACCACGCGGCCAAGCGATCGTCGTCGGCGAACTGGCGCGGACGCCAGGTCACGTGAGTAGCGCTGGCAGCGTGCCCAGACAGTCCCGGTGGCGCTGCTGTACCCTGCCTCTCGTTTTGATCGTCACCCTCGGCTGGATGCCTGGAGCGGACGCCACTATCGTCGCCGATGCCAACGCCCCAAGCGCCCAACAGCCCAACGTCGTCACCGCCCCCAATGGGGCCTCACCCCTGGTCAATATTCAAACACCCAATGCCGCCGGGATCTCACATAACACCTATAGCCGCTTTGATGTCGAGCCAGCAGGGGCCATTCTCAATAACAGCCGCCAAGCGGTGCACACCCAGTTAGCCGGCACTATCGCTGGCAACCCTCACCTCACCACTGGCCCCGCCCAGATCATTCTGAATGAAGTCAACTCCAGCAACCCCAGCCTGTTGCGGGGCTTTATCGAGGTGGCCGGGCAACGAGCCCACGTGGTCGTAGCCAATCCCTCAGGGATTTATGTCAAAGGGGGTGGCTTTATCAACACCAGTGGTGTCACCCTGACCACCGGTACCCCACAATTGCAAAATGGGCACCTCGACAGCTATCGGGTGATCGGTGGTCTCATTAAGATTGATGGTGAGGGGTTAGATGCCCGCTCCGCCGACTACACCCAAATCTTTGCCCAAGCGGTGCAACTGAATGCGGCAGTGCACGCCAAAAAACTGATGGTCACCACCGGCAATAACCTCGTTAAAGTGGATAACGAGAAAGCTACTCCAATCGCCAGTAATACTGAAGCACCTGAGTTTGCGCTTGATGTCGCTAAACTGGGTGGTATGTATGCCCATCATATTTTCATCGTGGGTACTGAAAACGGCGTTGGCATGCGTAATAGCGGCACACTGCAGGCAACTTCTGGCAACCTGAAAATTGATAACCAAGGCTGGTTAACTAACCATGGGAATCTACAGAGTTACGGTGATCTGCAAATAAAACTGAACGGTAATGACCATACTCAGAGCTTCTGTGATCCACAAGTAAGAATGGCCGGTAGTAAACGGACTGTCCGTACCACCATTGCTGCCGATGCTACTGCACCAAAAACGCAACAGCCAAGTGTATCAATGGCAGTTAATAAGGTGCCGCTGGTAGATATTCAGACACCTAATGCCGCTGGGGTCTCTTATAATATTTACAGCCGCTTTGATGTAGAACGACAAGGTGCTGTTCTAAACAACAGCCGTGATACAGTAGAGACGCGCTTAGCGGGCACCATTGCTGCTAATGCTAACCTGACTAACGGCCCCGCCCGCCTCATTCTTAATGAGATCAATTCAAGTGATCCTAGTTATCTGCGTGGTGCCCTCGAGGTAGCGGGTCAAGGTGCTCAAGTGATTATTGCCAACCCCTCAGGGATTTATGTTGAAGGGGCTGGCTTTATCAATACCAGTGGCGCCATGCTCATGACCGGTAAACCACAGTTCCGAGAGGGTCATCTGGATAGTTACTGTGTAACTGGTGGTATCGTTCATATCAGCGGGAAGGGATTAGATACACGGGGTACCGACCATACTCAGATCTCGGCACAAGCTGTGCAACTGAATACTAAATCACATGCGGAAAAGCTAACGATTACTACCGGCAACAACCTTATTAAAACAAACAATGGCCACAATACCCCGATTGCCAGCAGTAACCAGCCTTCTGCCTTTAACCTCAGTGTGCTTAGACAGGGGGGGATCTATGCCAAACAGATTTTTATCGTTGGCACCCAGGTAGGAACGGAGATTCGCAATGACGGTATTTTGCAGACCAAGAACGGTGATCTGAACATCACTAACCAAGGATGCTTAACCAGCCGTGGTGTCCTACAGAGTGGCCGTGATCTGAAAGTAAAAGTGATCGGTCGTAACCACACTTTCAGGATCACCTCGTCGGAACTCCGTGCTGCCAGCGAACTAGAATTAGATACCGAAGGCAAGCTTGATATACGTGATAGCAAGATAATTGGTCATGCTAAGGGTGAGGTCACATTGAGCAGGAGCGATTGCTGCCCGGGATTACTGGTCATCCCGCTCTTGGACCACAACAACATCAATATTAAACGGTTGCAAACCGACAGTACCTCTCTAGCAGCTCCCAGAGGGCTGAATAACTTTGGGCTGCTACAAGCAGGCCACCAGTTAACTCTGCAGGCTAACGCTATCCGCAATCATGCCGAAGGCGTTATCAACGCTACCCATACCCGGGTGCTAACGGATAAAGGCGAGAGTGGCTGGTTAAATAATCGCGGGCTGATTGATGGTCAAACCACCGAGGTACGCGCCCACAGTCTAAATAATCTCGGCAGTGGGGTCATTTACGGTGACCAACTGCTGCTAGGTGCACACACCCTGACCAATCATCGCGGACAGGTCAATGCCAATAATAAAGCGATCATCGCTGCCCGTCAGCAATTGACCATCGGTGCCCAGCATATTCTAAACCAGGAGGGAGCCCTTATCATGAGCGCCGGCCCGATGGCAGTCGGTGAACGTCTTGATGAGCAGCAACAGCTGGTAGGCCAGACTCTAGAGCTGAATAACAGTTCCGCCACCATCGATGTCCAAGGCGATGCTCACTTTAATATCACTACCCTGAATAACAGTGATATCCATTTTAAGACCCACGAGGTACAAGTGAGCCATACCCAGGGACATCGACGTGTGGAGCGCAGCCCGCATATTGACAGACCGAATGACTACACCGCCTACGATTACAATACCACAATTACTGAAACCAGAATCGCCCAGCAAGATCCCGCAAAATTATTAATTGGTGGCAACCTAAGGCTGGAGGGTCATTGTCTTAACAATGATAAAAGTCAGGTCATCATGGGAGGAAGCATGACTGGCCCTTTGAAAACCATCAACAATCTCAATGAATCAGGCACTCGAATTATTGAAGATAGTGGTACAGCGCAATGGACTTATACTCGATGGCGGGGAGGCTTTAGACAATATACTCAACGCTACTGGGATAACGCAGTACCCTACCATGCCCGCAGTCAGGAGCCTATCCAGATAACAGTAGCCCTAGAGCAGCGCAATACCCGGCCCCTTGGCAGTGGAGTAAAAATAACTGACCGCCCAGAGATTGTATTAGTCCAACCGACCGTAATCAGCGTGGCCGCTCTGAACCCTCGGGAGCAGGATAGCTCTCTCAACACCAATAACACTGAGGCGGTGCCTACCCCAAATGATTTATCCACTGCACGACCCATTGTGCTTGAGCAGCCAAGTCTGCCTGCTGATCTTGAGGCGGATTTGGCGACCATGTCCCACTAA